The DNA window AATGGCTGACATTAATTATTTCCGTTTCACTGCTGGTTCTGTATGCTGATATCTTTTTTCCTGTTATATTCATGATATGAAGGATCTCACCACCTTCCAGTCCGCTTATAAGTACAA is part of the Bacteroidales bacterium genome and encodes:
- a CDS encoding T9SS type A sorting domain-containing protein, with the translated sequence VLISGLEGGEILHIMNITGKKISAYRTSSETEIINVSHLPQGMYLLSVIKGNTRRVIKLVVVD